In Phreatobacter oligotrophus, the genomic window GCGTGCTCTTGCGCGTCATCTCGGGGCGCCCGAACACCTGGTGGTCAAGGTCCCGACGGCGGATCTGGAAAGCAACGCTCCGCTGCGGCCGGATGAGGACGCATACGGCGTCACCTACGAGCAGATCGATGATTTCCTGGAGGGAAAATCCATCCCAGCAGACGCGCATGGCCGCATCGTCCGCGCTTACAAGGCGACCGCGCACAAGCGCTCTCTTCCGATTGCGGCCGACTCATAGGCCCGGCGTCATCCTGCGCTGGAAGGAGGCCGGAGCGCCGCGATGAGAAACCCGAGTACCCCGCAGGTGATTGCCACGTCGGCAAGATTGAACGTGGGGAAATGCCACCCGCGTGCGTGAACGTCGATGAAATCCGTCACGGCTCCATCGTCGAGACGATCGAGGAGATTGCCGACGGCGCCACCTATGATGAGAGCGCAGGACAAGCGTTCGATCATGTCGACGCTTCGCCACATGAAGACGGCTAGTCCAGCGATTATCGGCAGGGTTATCACCATAAGCGTCCACCGTTCCAACGGCGTTTCAGCGGCCAGCAGGCCGAAACTGATGCCCCGATTGAAGCCCAGGCTGAGGTTCACGCCCGGAACAACCGACATCGGGGAAGCACCAAGATACTGGATGGCCAGTATCTTGGTGGCGATATCGATTGCGGCGACTGCCGCGATGACAGTGGCGAGCAGCCAAGCCTGATGAAGGGATCGGGA contains:
- the lspA gene encoding signal peptidase II, producing the protein MPSRSLHQAWLLATVIAAVAAIDIATKILAIQYLGASPMSVVPGVNLSLGFNRGISFGLLAAETPLERWTLMVITLPIIAGLAVFMWRSVDMIERLSCALIIGGAVGNLLDRLDDGAVTDFIDVHARGWHFPTFNLADVAITCGVLGFLIAALRPPSSAG